In Arachis hypogaea cultivar Tifrunner chromosome 17, arahy.Tifrunner.gnm2.J5K5, whole genome shotgun sequence, a single window of DNA contains:
- the LOC112765704 gene encoding O-fucosyltransferase 31 encodes MKLHLFDQLNHSQRSALAAVSVILFPYFFPNLFQPLGRASPSMFSEWNAPRPMHVDLLEGALQRQTPVELQTSLWSPLEFQGWKRCIEPPKSPSLPQKSRGYIQVFLDGGLNQQKMGICDAVAVAKILNVTLVVPHFEVNPVWQDSSSFADIFDVDHFIDVLRDDISIVKELPSDYSWSTRQYYATGIRATRIKTAPVQATADWYIENVLPVLQSYGIAAIAPFSHRLTFNNLPSDIQRLRCKVNFEALTFVPHVKELGETIIHRLRQTPSINQAKGNDYMMEGTVEFIKQQIGKYIVLHLRFDKDMAAHSACDFGGGKAEKLALAKYRQVIWQGRVLKAQFTDEELRNQGRCPLTPEEIGLLLAALGFNNKTRLYLASHKVYGGEARIASLSKLFPLMEDKRSLVSAEELAKVNGKASLLAAVDYYVSMHSDIFISASPGNMHNALVGHRAYMNLKTIRPNMGLLGQLFQNKSIGWPEFQSAVLDGHRNRQGQIRLRKEKQSIYTYPAPDCMCKA; translated from the exons ATGAAGCTTCACTTGTTCGATCAACTCAACCACTCTCAAAGATCAGCTCTTGCTGCAGTTTCCGTTATTCTCTTCCcctatttctttcccaacttgtTCCAACCTTTGGGTCGCGCTTCTCCTTCTATGTTCTCT GAATGGAATGCTCCAAGGCCTATGCATGTGGATTTGCTTGAGGGTGCTTTGCAACGCCAAACT CCTGTGGAACTTCAAACTAGTCTCTGGTCTCCTTTGGAATTCCAAGGATGGAAACGTTGTATTGAGCCTCCAAAATCACCTT CATTACCCCAAAAGTCTCGGGGTTATATCCAGGTTTTCCTTGATGGAGGTTTGAACCAGCAGAAGATGGGG ATATGCGATGCTGTTGCTGTTGCTAAGATTTTGAATGTTACATTGGTGGTTCCACATTTTGAAGTTAATCCTGTTTGGCAAGATTCAAG TTCATTTGCCGATATATTTGATGTAGATCACTTCATTGATGTCCTCCGTGATGACATCTCAATTGTGAAAGAACTTCCTAGTGACTATTCATGGAGCACAAGGCAATACTATGCCACAGGCATAAGAGCTACTAGAATTAAAACAGCACCAGTTCAAGCCACTGCTGACTGGTACATAGAAAATGTCTTGCCTGTACTTCAGAG TTACGGGATTGCTGCTATTGCACCCTTCTCTCATCGCTTGACATTCAACAACTTGCCATCAGACATCCAGCGTCTCCGTTGTAAGGTCAACTTTGAAGCATTGACCTTCGTTCCACATGTCAAGGAGTTAGGAGAAACCATCATTCATCGCCTTCGACAGACTCCTAGCATCAACCAAGCAAAGGGGAATGACTATATGATGGAGGGAACTGTTGAATTTATAAAACAGCAAATTGGGAAGTATATTGTGTTGCATCTGCGTTTTGACAAG GATATGGCTGCTCATTCAGCTTGTGACTTTGGTGGGGGTAAAGCTGAGAAACTTGCTCTAGCTAAGTATAGACAGGTGATTTGGCAGGGAAGGGTGTTGAAAGCTCAATTCACCGATGAAGAGTTAAGAAATCAGGGGCGTTGCCCGCTGACTCCCGAAGAGATCGGATTGCTTCTGGCAGCTTTGGGGTTCAACAATAAAACACGGCTTTATCTCGCTTCCCACAAG GTTTATGGTGGAGAAGCTAGGATAGCATCTTTAAGCAAATTGTTTCCACTGATGGAAGATAAGAGGAGTCTAGTCTCCGCTGAGGAACTGGCCAAGGTTAATGGAAAGGCATCACTATTAGCTGCTGTTGATTATTATGTGAGCATGCACAGTGACATCTTCATTTCTGCTTCTCCTGGCAATATGCACAATGCTCTG GTGGGACACCGTGCTTATATGAATCTGAAGACTATCAGGCCAAACATGGGGCTATTGGGGCAGCTATTTCAGAACAAAAGCATAGGCTGGCCAGAATTTCAGAGCGCAGTTCTTGATGGACATAGAAATAGACAAGGCCAGATAAGATTAAGAAAAGAGAAGCAATCAATTTATACATACCCTGCTCCTGATTGCATGTGTAAAGCTTAA